The Miscanthus floridulus cultivar M001 chromosome 17, ASM1932011v1, whole genome shotgun sequence genome has a window encoding:
- the LOC136516489 gene encoding LOW QUALITY PROTEIN: U-box domain-containing protein 16-like (The sequence of the model RefSeq protein was modified relative to this genomic sequence to represent the inferred CDS: deleted 6 bases in 5 codons): MASGATSDAWPSSPYSSSAPDGEVLRSLHRLARDLSAAEAPAPFLRSVFVAVARRARLLAAVFDDLLLCGAAAGPLLLLPRSASLCLRELLLVLQRFKALVADCAARSRTRLLLQSDEVAARARELQHDLATLLDLLPVVDLGLADDVSDLLALASRQCRRAAAPELELKAGVLALIQEVEREIVPERERLEGVLEDVGINDPASCSDEIETLEREIGDRVAERWTSSMIALVGLLRYAKCVLFSAATPRSVDSKVDLDDGDGDDDAEPPSPPPDFRCPISLELMGDPVVASSGQTYDRDSITRWFGAGKSTCPKTGQVLPNLELVPNKALKNLISRWCRENGIPMESSSESGKAEPAPVMVGANKAALKAARMTASFLVKKLSASFSPEATKRVVQEIRELARSGSDNRAFIGEAGAAGLLVPLLLSEDSALQVNAVTALLNLSILEANKKRIMHAEGAVDALCHVMRSGATWRAKENAAATVLSLAAVHAYRRRLGRNPLVVDSVVRLARTGPSSTKKDALAALLCLSAERENVPRIVEAGAAEAALSAMGGEAEAAAAVLASLAKRGGAEAIVALDGAVARLVAEMRRGTEWSRECAAAALVLLCRREGAAAASQVVAVPGVEWAIWELLGTGTDRARRKAASLRQTCRRWAAAANAEQGATECPTSGDASALTMAS; the protein is encoded by the exons ATGGCTAGCGGCGCGACGAGCGACGCGTGGCCGTCCTCCCCCTACTCCTCGTCGGCGCCCGACGGGGAGGTCCTGCGC TCCCTGCACCGCCTGGCGCGGGACCTGTCGGCGGCCGAGGCGCCGGCGCCGTTCCTGCGGTCGGTCTTCGTGGCGGTGGCCAGGCGGGCGCGCCTGCTCGCGGCCGTGTTCGACGACCTGCTGCTCTGCGGCGCGGCCGCGGGCCCGCTTCTCCTACTGCCGCGCTCCGCGTCGCTGTGCCTCAGGGAGCTCCTCCTCGTGCTGCAGCGGTTCAAGGCGCTTGTGGCCGACTGCGCCGCGCGCAGCCGCACGCGCCTGCTGCTCCAGTCGGACGAggtggcggcgcgcgcgcgggAGCTCCAGCACGACCTCGCCACGCTCCTCGACCTGCTCCCCGTCGTGGACCTCGGGCTCGCCGACGACGTGTCAGACCTCCTGGCGCTCGCGTCGCGGCAGTGCCGCCGCGCGGCGGCACCGGAGCTGGAGCTCAAGGCCGGCGTGCTCGCGCTCATCCAGGAGGTGGAGCGGGAGATCGTGCCCGAGCGGGAGAGGCTGGAGGGCGTCCTGGAGGACGTGGGCATCAATGACCCCGCCAGCTGCAGCGACGAGATCGAGACACTGGAGCGGGAGATCGGCGACCGCGTCGCCGAGAGGTGGACGTCGTCGATGATCGCCCTCGTCGGCCTCCTCCGCTACGCCAAGTGCGTCCTCTTCAGTGCCGCCACGCCGCGGTCCGTGGACTCCAAGGTGGAtctcgacgacggcgacggcgacgatgacgcggagccaccgtcgccgccgccggactTCCGGTGCCCCATCTCCCTCGAGCTGATGGGCGACCCCGTCGTGGCTTCTAGCGGTCAGACGTACGACCGCGACTCCATCACGCGGTGGTTCGGCGCCGGCAAATCCACGTGCCCCAAGACCGGGCAGGTGCTGCCGAATCTGGAGCTCGTGCCCAACAAGGCGCTCAAGAACTTGATATCGCGGTGGTGCCGAGAGAACGGCATCCCCATGGAGAGCAGCAGCGAGTCTGGGAAAGCCGAGCCGGCGCCGGTG ATGGTAGGCGCGAACAAGGCCGCGCTGAAGGCGGCGCGCATGACCGCGTCGTTCCTCGTGAAGAAGCTGTCGGCCTCGTTCTCC CCTGAGGCGACCAAGCGCGTGGTGCAAGAGATCCGGGAGCTGGCCAGGTCCGGGTCCGACAACCGCGCGTTCATCGGGGAGGCCGGCGCCGCGGGGCTCCTCGTGCCGCTGCTCCTGTCCGAGGACTCGGCTCTCCAGGTCAACGCCGTCACGGCGCTGCTCAACCTCTCCATCCTGGAGGCCAACAAGAAGCGCATCATGCACGCGGAGGGCGCCGTGGACGCGCTCTGCCACGTGATGCGCTCGGGCGCCACGTGGCGCGCCAAGGAGAACGCCGCGGCCACCGTGCTCAGCCTGGCGGCCGTCCACGCGTACCGCCGGCGGCTCGGCCGcaacccgctcgtcgtcgacagCGTCGTGCGGCTCGCGCGCACGGGCCCCTCCAGCACCAAGaaggacgcgctggcggcgctcctgtgCCTGTCCGCCGAGCGGGAGAACGTCCCGAGGATCGTCGAGGCCGGCGCCGCTGAGGCGGCGCTGTCCGCGATGGGCGGCGAGGCGGAGGCCGCGGCCGCGGtgctggcgtcgctggcgaagcGCGGCGGCGCGGAGGCGATCGTCGCGCTGGACGGCGCCGTGGCGCGGCTGGTGGCCGAGATGCGGCGCGGCACGGAGTGGTCGCGGGAGTGCGCGGCGGCCGCGCTGGTGCTCCTGTGCCGGCGCGAGGGCGCCGCC GCGGCGTCGCAGGTGGTGGCGGTCCCGGGCGTGGAATGGGCCATCTGGGAGCTGCTGGGCACCGGCACGGACCGCGCGCGCCGCAAGGCCGCGTCGCTCAGGCAG ACGTGCCGGCGGTGGGCGGCCGCCGCCAACGCGGAGCAGGGCGCCACAGAGTGCCCCACCTCCGGCGACGCGTCGGCGCTCACGATGGCGTCGTGA